The proteins below are encoded in one region of Lactuca sativa cultivar Salinas chromosome 3, Lsat_Salinas_v11, whole genome shotgun sequence:
- the LOC111877642 gene encoding uncharacterized protein LOC111877642 — translation MAAVTNTAAATTTTTQQPQSPPANTAIAAATQLVPVPSTELTTDEMAVKAVHKRYEGLMMVRTKAIKGKGAWYWAHLEPVLVRNQDTGLPKAVKLRCSLCEALFSASNPSRTASEHLKRGTCPNFNSESSPNPISSISPAGMVNLSSPTSSSSPQPLQNHRKRNSSGNRRATGFKINNNSANPSETTYSVAPITMIEPARFSVDVSYPTRPNSMPAFSSAATVVTVSSGGMYSSHNHHHNHHQQQPQHVMLSGGKEDLGALAMFEDSVKKLKSPKSSPGQTLTKAQIESSLELLANWVYESCGSVSFSSLEHPKFKNFLNQIGLPAITRRDLAGERLDSKYEEAKTESEARIRDAMFFQISSDGWKSKSNHHSGEFENLVNLSVNLPNGTSVFRRGVFTGGYVFSKYAEDILWETISDICGNNFQQCVGIVSDKFRSKALRNLENQHHWMINLSCQFQGVNKLIKDFSKELPLFHKVTDNCIKVANFVNTNSQIRHSFLKYQLQEYGRAALLRVPFCGSGRVDFEPVFNMVEDILSSARALQLVVLDESYKMLSMEDQTGKEIEEMMRSHFWNELEAVLSLVRLIKGMAQEIEKEKPRIGQCLPLWEELRLKIKDWCGKFHVNENHADKVFDKRFKRNYHPAWATAFILDPFYLIRDTTGKYLPPFKCLTSEQEKDVDKLITRLVSREEAHIALMELMKWRTEGLDPVYAQAVQLKQRDPVTGKMKIANPQSSRLVWETYLTDFKSLRKVAVRLIFLHATSCGFKWNSSLCKWAQSRTGIEKAQKLIFIAAHSKLERRDFSNDEEKDAEFFSISSREDDVLNEVLFDASSL, via the coding sequence ATGGCGGCCGTGACCAATACTGCtgctgccaccaccaccaccacccaacaACCACAGTCACCACCGGCTAACACAGCCATTGCCGCCGCCACCCAACTAGTGCCGGTACCATCAACAGAGCTAACCACTGATGAGATGGCGGTGAAGGCTGTTCATAAACGGTATGAAGGGCTGATGATGGTACGGACGAAGGCGATTAAGGGTAAAGGCGCCTGGTATTGGGCTCATCTGGAGCCTGTTTTAGTTCGTAATCAAGATACTGGTTTGCCGAAAGCCGTCAAGCTCCGGTGTTCTTTATGTGAAGCTCTTTTCTCCGCTTCCAATCCGTCCAGAACGGCGTCGGAGCATCTCAAAAGAGGAACTTGTCCCAATTTCAACTCTGAATCCAGTCCAAATCCGATTTCCTCCATATCGCCGGCTGGAATGGTGAATTTGTCTTCTCCGACTTCATCGTCTTCGCCTCAACCGCTGCAAAACCACCGGAAACGTAACTCATCTGGCAACCGTCGCGCTACCGGGTTTAAAATCAACAACAACTCTGCAAACCCTTCTGAAACTACTTACTCCGTTGCTCCAATTACGATGATTGAACCGGCGAGATTCTCGGTTGATGTTTCGTACCCGACCCGACCCAATTCCATGCCTGCATTTTCTTCTGCTGCGACGGTTGTGACGGTAAGCAGCGGAGGGATGTACTCTTCACACAACCACCACCATAACCACCACCAACAACAGCCGCAACATGTGATGTTATCAGGTGGTAAAGAAGATTTAGGTGCTTTAGCGATGTTCGAAGATAGTGTAAAGAAACTTAAAAGTCCGAAATCGTCGCCGGGCCAAACATTAACAAAAGCTCAAATCGAATCATCACTCGAATTATTAGCAAATTGGGTGTATGAGAGTTGTGGGTCAGTTTCTTTTTCAAGTCTGGAGCATCCAAAATTCAAAAATTTCTTGAACCAAATCGGTTTACCGGCGATAACCCGCCGCGACCTCGCCGGAGAAAGACTCGATTCCAAGTACGAAGAGGCCAAAACGGAATCCGAAGCCCGAATTCGCGACGCAATGTTCTTCCAAATCTCATCGGACGGATGGAAATCAAAGAGTAATCATCATTCAGGTGAATTCGAAAACCTGGTGAATTTATCGGTGAATTTACCTAATGGGACTAGCGTTTTCAGAAGAGGTGTTTTCACAGGTGGGTATGTTTTCTCAAAATACGCCGAGGATATTTTATGGGAAACAATCAGCGACATTTGTGGGAACAATTTCCAACAATGTGTAGGTATCGTTTCCGATAAATTCAGGAGTAAAGCTTTAAGAAATCTCGAAAACCAACATCATTGGATGATCAACCTTAGTTGTCAATTTCAAGGGGTTAATAAGTTGATTAAAGATTTCAGCAAAGAACTACCATTGTTTCATAAAGTGACTGATAACTGTATAAAAGTCGCAAACTTTGTGAATACCAACTCTCAAATCAGACATTCTTTCCTCAAGTACCAGTTACAAGAATACGGCCGAGCCGCATTGTTGCGGGTACCGTTTTGTGGGAGCGGGCGGGTCGACTTCGAACCCGTGTTCAATATGGTTGAAGACATATTAAGTTCAGCGAGAGCGTTACAACTGGTGGTTCTTGATGAATCTTACAAGATGTTGTCAATGGAGGATCAAACCGGGAAGGAGATTGAAGAAATGATGAGGTCTCATTTCTGGAACGAGTTAGAAGCGGTTCTTTCGTTGGTCCGGTTAATCAAAGGCATGGCTCAAGAGATTGAGAAAGAAAAACCAAGAATCGGTCAATGTTTGCCACTCTGGGAGGAGCTCCGACTGAAAATCAAGGACTGGTGTGGTAAGTTTCATGTCAACGAGAATCATGCAGACAAGGTGTTCGATAAAAGGTTTAAGAGAAACTACCACCCTGCTTGGGCGACTGCTTTTATCCTTGACCCATTCTATTTGATCCGTGACACAACCGGGAAATACTTGCCACCTTTCAAATGTTTAACATCTGAACAAGAGAAAGATGTAGACAAACTTATAACAAGGCTCGTTTCACGTGAAGAAGCTCACATTGCATTAATGGAGCTTATGAAATGGAGAACCGAAGGACTTGACCCGGTTTATGCCCAAGCAGTCCAGTTGAAACAAAGAGACCCGGTAACTGGTAAGATGAAGATAGCTAACCCACAAAGTAGCAGGTTAGTTTGGGAAACTTATCTCACAGATTTCAAATCTTTAAGGAAAGTTGCAGTGAGGTTGATCTTTCTTCATGCAACTTCATGTGGATTCAAATGGAATTCATCTTTATGTAAATGGGCTCAATCAAGAACCGGGATCGAAAAAGCACAGAAATTGATCTTCATTGCTGCACATTCAAAGCTCGAGAGACGAGATTTCTCAAATGATGAAGAAAAAGATGCCGAATTTTTCTCGATATCAAGTCGAGAAGATGATGTGTTGAATGAGGTTTTGTTTGATGCGTCTTCTTTGTGA